One stretch of Pelmatolapia mariae isolate MD_Pm_ZW linkage group LG3_W, Pm_UMD_F_2, whole genome shotgun sequence DNA includes these proteins:
- the si:dkey-6n21.12 gene encoding schwannomin-interacting protein 1, giving the protein MEGEKERLRQHRDEKESNEADDYGKCDDDKDKVEEDDEDLVGAALVWQERYGEDNLGLPIMHWEALSLRIAELEKQEEEKKEKRLKTGISPEQGGAPVSWKEERGKRTESWEDGDDACNSHVLALTSRLQTRMNLQLCFINNSESEDEEEEEEKKKGDVRKKESSSWRGSVQIHKDPQPSTKPEKQKSRGFRNTLKNLRDRLRTDHKSLATARSDPVVQRRHLEHSDLQGFTIKELNALCASLSQAIQDLSSELVGRLQVRDQLRTEQDAMLLEVQDLTSL; this is encoded by the exons ATGGAAGGAGAGAAGGAACGACTGAGACAACATCGCGATGAGAAGGAGAGCAACGAAGCAGACGATTACGGCAAGTGTGACGACGACAAAGACAAGGTCGAGGAAGATGATGAAGACTTGGTGGGGGCAGCGCTGGTCTGGCAGGAACGCTACGGCGAGGACAATCTAGGCCTTCCCATCATGCACTGGGAGGCCCTGAGCCTGCGTATTGCTGAGCTTGAGAAGcaggaagaagagaagaaggagaagaggttaaag ACTGGCATTTCTCCGGAGCAAGGCGGAGCCCCAGTCAGCTGGAAAGAGGAGCGAGGGAAGAGAACGGAGAGCTGGGAGGATGGAGACGATGCCTGCAATAGTCACGTGCTGGCACTGACCTCTCG CCTGCAGACACGGATGAATCTCCAGCTCTGCTTCATCAACAACAGTGAAAGtgaagacgaggaggaggaagaggagaagaagaaaggagatgttagaaagaaagaaagcagctcATGG AGAGGAAGTGTTCAGATTCACAAGGATCCTCAGCCTTCAACCAAACCAGAGAAACAAAAGTCAAGAGGCTTCAGAAACACTCTGAAGAACCTGCGAGACCGACTAAGGACAGACCACAAGTCTTTG GCCACAGCGCGGAGTGATCCTGTAGTCCAGAGGAGACATTTGGAGCACAGCGATCTGCAGGGTTTCACTATCAAGGAGCTGAATGCTCTCTGTGCGTCTCTCAGCCAGGCTATACAAG ATCTGAGCTCAGAGCTGGTGGGTCGCCTGCAGGTCCGAGACCAGCTGAGGACGGAGCAGGACGCCATGCTGCTGGAGGTACAGGATCTAACGTCACTGTGA